The nucleotide sequence AACGAACAGTTCGACTTGGCTAAGACTAAAGTGGAAGCCTTGGCTCCTTTTCGTGAAGAACTTGAAGATAATGTGCCGCCCACAAATATGCTTTTGGCGTATGACGAGGTACAACGCATTGTTCCTTTGTTCAAAGTGGATATGGTTTCGGCCATGAGCGTAAGTATTGACTTTGTTGATGCGGATGGCGACTAGAAAATGAACCGTTTCATAAGCAAACATATTACAGCCCCTATAGAGGCCGCCCCTTTGGCGGTCTTTCGCATTTTATTTGGTGTGATGATGTTGCTTAGTATTGTAAGGTTTTGGAGCTACGGATGGATCGAAAAATTATATATACAGCCCAAACTCTTCTTCTCATATTATGGCTTTGAGTGGGTAAAACCCTTGGGAGCTTATACCTATCTCATATTTATTATCTGTGGACTCTCGGCCATCTTTGTGGCACTGGGTTATAGGTATAGAATGGCGATTATTATGTTTTTTCTCAGCTTTACCTATATAGAGTTGATGGATAAGACCACCTATCTCAACCATTACTATTTTATTAGCCTCGTTGGTTTTTTGATGATTTTTCTTCCGGCCAACGCCTATTTTTCTTTGGATGCCAAGCTAAACCCTAAAAAAGCCTTTCAGAAGATTCCGGCTTGGACGGTCAATGGTATAAAGCTCATGCTGGGCATCGTTTATTTTTACGCGGGATTGGCCAAGCTAAACTCCGATTGGCTTTTTAAGGCCATGCCCTTGAAAATTTGGTTGCCCTCTAAATTCGATACCCCGCTTTTAGGACAGTTTTTGCACGAAGAATGGGTGCAATATGCTTTTAGTTGGTTCGGGGCCAGTTATGATTTGGCCATTCCATTCCTGTTATTGTACAAAAAGACACGCCCTTTTGCTTTTTTAATGGTGGTTGTCTTTCATGTAACGACACGGGTGCTCTTCCCTATAGGCATGTTTCCATATGTCATGATAGTCTCTACATTAATATTCTTTGATTCATCTTTTCATCATAAGCTCTTGAGCTATGTTAGTGGTCTTTTCCGAATACACAAAAATCGCTTTGATAACGGTCAGGTCTTGGTTTTCGCCTCGAATGTTAAAACGAATTCCAAATTGGTTTTAATGGCCGTTTTTTTTGTGGTGCAATTGCTGATGCCCTGGCGCTACCTGGCGTATCCAGGGGAATTGTTTTGGACGGAAGAGGGGTATCGTTTCTCTTGGCGGGTGATGCTTATGGAAAAATCGGGCTATGCCCAGTTCAAAGTAGTGAGCAAAGATTCGGGGAGGTGGTTTTATGTCGATAATTCCGATTTTTTGACACCCTTTCAAGAAAAACAAATGTCTTTTCAACCTGATTTTATATTAGAATATGCACGCTATCTGAAAAGACATTTTGAAAAAGATGGACACAAAAATGTGCAAATATTCGTCGATTGCCGCGTGGCCTTGAACGGAAGGTTAAGTACTACCTACATCGACCCAAAAGTAGACCTTGCCCAAGAGCGGGAGTCGTTTGAACATAAAAGTTGGATAATACCTTTTACTGATGAAATTAAGGGAATTTAGTATCGTATTCATAGTATTCTTAACCTCGTTTTCCGGCTTTTCGCAGATTACGATTTCGGGCAACGTAACCGATGAAAAGGGGAAGCCTGTTCAAGATGCAGAGGTGTATTTAAAAGAGGTGCAACTTCTAAAAACTACCGATGCCGATGGTAATTTTGAGTTTTCCAATATTACCGGAGGTAAGTACACCGTAGTAGTCTTCGCTTTTGAATATGATGTATATGAAAAGGAATTGACCTTTGATTCCGCTTTTAATCTCAGTGTTCAACTCCAGCGTATAAAATCACAAGAACTTTCAGAAGTGGTTCTGACCGAAAGAAGGGAAAAGGTATTCGCTTTAAAGCAATTAAAAAAGGTGGAAGGCACCGCTATTTATGCCGGTAAAAAAACAGAGGTCGTCCTTATGGAGGGCCTTACCGGAAACCTTGCGGCCAACAATGCCAGACAAATCTATAGTCAGGTTGTGGGGCTAAATATTTATGATAATGGCGATGCCGGTTTGCAGCTAAATATTGGAGGTAGGGGGTTGGACCCTAATAGAACGGCTAATTTCAATACACGCCAGAACGGTTATGATATTAGTGCGGATGTGTTGGGTTACCCGGAAAGTTATTATACCCCACCTGCGGAAGCGCTTGAGGAAATTCAAGTAGTACGTGGTGCGGCTTCTTTGCAATACGGGTCTCAATTTGGGGGCTTGATCAATTTTAAGTTTAAAAAACCAAATCCGAATAAGGAGATAGAACTTATTTCCCGTCAGACCGTCGGTTCGTACAATCTGTTTACAAGCTTCAATAGTTTAAGTGGTACGGTGGGTAAATTCAGTTATTATACTTATCTCAGCTATAAAGATGGAAATGGCTTCCGCCCGAATTCAAATTTTAACAGCAAGAACTATTTCACACATTTAGCTTACGAGATTTCCAATAAAACCAAAGTAAGCTTAGAGACTACTTTCTTGCATTATTTAGCGAAGCAACCGGGTGGTTTGACCGATGCCCAATTTTATGAAGACCCAAGGTTTAGTAATCGTGATAGAAACTGGTTCGAAGTAGATTGGAGACTATATTCGTTTCGTTTGGATCACGCCTTTTCCCCAAAGACAGATTTTAGTCTCAATGTTTTCGGTTTGAATGCCTCGCGCAGGGCCTTGGGTTTTCGTACCAATAGGGTTTCCCAAGATGATATTACAACTGGACCACGGGAATTGTTAATCGATGATTTTAGCAACTGGGGTGCAGAAGCAAGGGTGTTGACAAGGTATAATTTGGCGGGTACCGAATCGGCCCTTTTATTAGGTTCTAAAGTTTATAAAACAAATAATGACCAAAGGCAAGGACCGGGCTCTGCAGCTGCGGATGCCGATTTTAATTTTGCCGATGCCAGTTTTCCAAACTACGAAAGACAGTCTCAGTTCAATTTCCCGAACTTCAATGTGGCTTTGTTTGGGGAGAACATATTCAACCTTTCAGATAAATTAGCTTTAACTCCTGGGTTTCGTTTGGAGCATATTAAAACAGAAAGTATAGGTGGTTACCAAGAGATTACCTTAGACTTGGCGGATAATCCATTGCTAAATAGGGAGATAGAGGATAACAGGGTTTTTGATAGAACCTTTGTTTTGTTGGGACTTGGAGCAACATATAAGCTGTCACCTAGTGTAGAATTGTACGGGAATTTTTCGCAAAACTACCGTTCCGTAACCTTCAGTGATATACGGGTGGTGAATCCTTCTTTTCAAGTAGATTCAAATATTTCAGATGAAGATGGCTTTACCGCAGACTTTGGTGCCAGGGGAAGATTTAAAGATGCGCTATCGTATGACATAAGTATATATGGGCTCTATTATGATAATAGGCTAGGAGAAATATTAAAAGAGGAAACCCAGGTTAACGCGGCCGGAGAAGAAGTTTCAACGGGAAGATTATTAAGGGCAAGAGGCAATATAGGTACCGCGTTTATTTATGGTTTGGAAAGTTTTGCGAACTGGAGCTTAAAGGAAACCTTCTTTCCGCAATCGGAAAAAGTGAAATTGAATTACTTTGCCAATGTGGCCATTACTAAATCGGAATACCTTTCTTCCGAACGAAACAATGTAGAAGGCAAGGAAGTGGAGTTTATTCCAAAAGTCAATCTTAAGACGGGATTAAACTTTGGTTATGATAACCTTTTGGGAAGCCTTCAGTATACTTATTTTGCCGATCAGTTTACCGATGCTACCAATGCGCCACAAGACGTAAATGATAACCAAAGAGGGATAGAAGGGGTGATTCCTGCCTATGATATTTTAGATTTCTCGCTCTCGTACACCTATAAAAAATGGAAGTTGGAAGCGGGCGTCAATAACCTTTTAGATAATTCATATTTTACCCGAAGGGCTACAGGTTACCCGGGGCCAGGTATTATTCCATCCGAACCGAGAACATTTTATACAACGCTTCAGTTCAAATTGTAGGGTGCTTGCAAAGGGTTTCAAGGGGGTATTTTGGGGTTTTTCAGGATGTGGGTACGAAAAAAGGTAAGATCATTTTCGTTTTATGGGGATATCACCTCAAAGCCTGTGGGCAATTTCCGAGTAAATAGTTTTAGTCATATTCCCCTAGGTCAATAGACTGAATAACAAATTAATTTCACTACATTTGCACGCAATTAAATCTTTAATTGCTATGCAAGCCCACCTAAACAAAATCGTTGGAGAAGGTCTCACTTATGATGACGTACTCCTAGTCCCCGCCTTTTCAGAAGTCCTCCCTAGAGAGGTAAATATTCAAAGCAAGTTTACGCGTAACATTACGATCAATGTCCCGGTTGTTTCGGCTGCCATGGATACGGTTACCGAGTCGCGTATGGCCATTGCCATTGCCCAAGAAGGGGGTATTGGGGTGCTTCATAAGAATATGACTATCGAGCAACAAGCGGTAAAGGTACGCAAGGTAAAGCGTGCTGAAAGTGGAATGATTATCGATCCGGTTACATTGCCCTTGAATTCTTTTGTGCGTGATGCCAAGGCGAATATGAAGGAGTATAGTATCGGTGGTATCCCCATAGTTGATGATGAAGGCAAACTGATCGGTATCGTTACCAATAGGGACCTTCGTTTTGAGAAAAACAACGACCGTCCGATTTCCGAGGTAATGACCTCTAAAAATTTGGTTACGGTGAGTGAGGGTACTTCATTGGAGCAGGCCGAAGACATTCTTCAAGAGAATAAAATCGAAAAATTACCGGTAGTCGATAAGGATAATAAGTTAGTGGGACTTATCACGTTTAGGGATATCACAAAACTTACCCAGAAACCTATAGCCAATAAAGATACGTATGGAAGGTTGCGCGTAGCGGCTGCCATAGGGGTAACTCCCGATGCGGTCGATCGGGCGGAGGCATTGGTAAATGCAGGTGTAGATGCCGTAGTTATTGATACGGCCCATGGCCATACCAAAGGTGTGGTGGCTGTTTTAAAGGAAGTAAAAAAGAAATTTCCGGACCTTGATGTTATCGTAGGTAATATTGCTACGGGCGAGGCCGCCAAATATTTGGTTGAAGCTGGGGCAGATGCCGTAAAAGTGGGTATCGGACCGGGTTCCATTTGTACCACCCGTGTAGTTGCAGGGGTAGGTTTTCCTCAATTTTCGGCTGTACTCGAAGTTTCCGCCGCCATCAAAGGCTCCGGTGTTCCGGTAATTGCCGATGGTGGAATCCGTTATACTGGTGATATCCCAAAAGCTATCGCCGCCGGTGCCGATACGGTTATGTTAGGGTCCCTATTGGCAGGAACTAAAGAATCTCCTGGGGAAACCATTATCTATGAAGGACGAAAATTTAAATCGTACCGAGGTATGGGCTCTGTTGAAGCCATGAAAGAAGGTAGTAAAGACCGTTACTTTCAAGATGTGGAAGATGATATTAAAAAACTGGTACCAGAAGGTATCGTAGGTCGCGTACCTTACAAAGGGGAACTTTATGAAAGTATCCATCAATTTGTAGGGGGGCTTCGTGCCGGTATGGGGTATTGCGGGGCAAAGGATATCAATGCCTTAAAAGAAAACGGTCGTTTCGTTAAGATTACCGCTAGTGGTATTAACGAAAGCCATCCTCATGATGTGACCATTACCAAAGAATCGCCTAATTATAGTAGGTAAGTTTATGCGGGGGGCGGTCGCTCCCCGCAACTTTATTCTTTTTCTTCTTTATTTCGTGACTGTACCCGGTATAAATCGTCAGAGGCTTGCATCAGCTTGCCCAACAATGTAGGTTCTAAATTCGGGTTGTCACTTAGGAATTCCTTTAAAATAATATAGGCTTCGGCAGAAGTGTGTTTGCCGATGGTGTTGCTGAGCCATCCTTTCGGAAAGAAAATATCCCCTGTTTTTTGAATCTCTTCCAATAGATCAAGGCTCGCCCTTAGATTTACAAGTCTTTCCTTTGCGCGCAAGGGGTGGTTCAGGTAGGCCAAGGCCTGCAAGACCCAAGATTCCTTCTGTCGGTTCCCCTCGTCTTTAAGGGAGTCGAAAAAACGATTCCTAACGGTTTTGTCTTTCGATAGGGAAGGGAGAAGGAAGTTGAACTCCGCCAGTTTATCGGGATTGTCGATGGCTTTTTTAGCCTGCTCTATAATGCTTTTAGAATCGGAATGGCCGAATAGGGCCAATCGCATTGCCATCTTTGTATAATCGTCTTGGTTGAGCTTTAAGTTGGGTATAAGGAGGTCTTTGTGCCAAACTTGGTACAATTGTTCTTTCGATTCTTCGGAATAGGCCACTGAGCCAAAAGTTGAAAATAGACTTTTTTTAATATTGGCCGGAAGTTCAGACTGCAACTGCGACCAAAGTTGATCGGCAAGCCGTGGTTGGTACCTTGTTCTTTCGTCTGGGCTAAGGTACTTCCAGAAGATAGTGGTCGTATAGCCGGAAAGTAAATTGACCAATAGCTCATTTTTTTCGCTAACTAGTTTTTGACCGAAAAAATCCAGTAAGGTTGTAGGGGAGAGGGCACCGTTTAAAGTGTTCTCATAAGTATTGATATACATATAGCCCCGGGCTACGTCATCTTCGATTGTGAGGTCGGTTTTTGTGTTGTGGATAGGAAAAACCCCATAGCCCATGCCATTGGAGTTGTAAATGATCGATATGGGTTTTGGCTTACCTATGGCTTCGGGAAGGTTGATACTGCTTCCGTTCATATCGACTAAAACCTTTTGTAGACTGTCTTTATAGACCAAGGTCAGTTCAAAGGTTTGGGGCCATACATGGTAGCTGTTGTCTTCGGCGGTCTGACTTATTTCAAAGGAAGATATGTTCTGGTTGGCATCATAGACAATTTGTTCGTGAAATATAGGGCGACTAGGACTGTTCACCCATACTTCGCTCCATTCTTCAATGTCTATGTCCGATTTACCGTCAAGAATATGAACAAGGTCGCTCCATTCGGCATTGCTGTTCTTGTAAGTTGTAATATATTCCTGTATCCCCTCCTGAAAAGCCTTTTTTCCTATAAGGGCCTCTAACTGTCGCATCATTATCGGGGCTTTGCTATAGATGATGCTTCCGTATAATGAACCTGCATTGTTGAGGTTGTCGAGTTTTTGGCGAATTGGGTTTGAGCCCTGGGTTCTGTCTTCGCTGTAGGCCCTAGGGTAATGGGTGGTCATAAATGAAAGGTCGTGGTTGATGTCCGGAAAGGCCGGATTCGCTATTTTATCGGCAATAAAATTGGCAAAGACTTCCTTCATCCAGACATCGTTGAACCAGTTCATGGTGACTAAATCGCCGAACCACATATGACTGGTTTCGTGCGCTATAAGTTTTAGTCGTCGCAGTTTCTGGTTTTTTGTGGAAGTCGTGTCGAGAAATAGGGCTTCTTCTTTGTATTGAATTGCTCCTACATGCTCCATTCCGCCGTATTGAAACCCGGGGATGGCGGCAAAGTCGAGTTTTTGGAAGGGAAATGGATGATGGGTATAGTCTTCTAAAAAGGATATGGATTGCTGGTGTAGACGAAAGATCGTATCGGTGCTGTAGGCGACCTTGTCATCGTCGGTTTCCCTGTATAATAGAGTCATGTCGAATTTACCCGGATTTTTGCGGGTGGTTTTGAATTTGCCGGCTACAAAAGAAAATAGGTAGGTACTCATTTGGTCCGACGGGCCAAAATAGTGCTTGCTGAATCCGTTAATTTCCTCTTTTTTGATTTCGGGCGCCCCGCAGAGCACGGCCCAATCTTTGGGTGCGGTAATTTCCATGGAGTAGGTGGCCTTGATATTCGGTTGGTCAAAACACGGGAAGAGGGTTCGCGCACGGTCGGGTACTAAGAGTGTATATAGGTAGTCTTCATTGCGGTTCAGTGAAGATTCGCCGGCCGTAAATGCTATTTCTATGGTATTTTTTCCAAGTTTGAGGTGCTTGGCAGCTATGGAGATGTGCTCTTTTTGATGGACGACTGGAGTGGTCTGCCCATTGGCTTGAATCGATTTTAAATGGTCGCTTTCTTCTTTGAAATCTAAATATAAAGGCGCGTCTAGGTTTGAAATTTGCAAGCTCAGAAGGAGTTTGGAGGTAATAGGTGCCGTCTTTTCTGCTGGAATTTGAAACTTGAGTCGGTACTCGACCTCGGAAACTTGGTCTTTTCTGTAATTTGCCAATTCCAAGGAAACACCGTTTGTCAACTCGGGCAGATGGTTTTTGGGCTCTTTGCACGAAAAGAGGAATAAGCCGGTAAGGGCTGCGATAAAGAATATTTTCATGAACTTTTGAAATTCGCGATTTGCTATGGGAAAATGAAAGTACTCAAAAGTAAAAACGAATACAAGTAGATAGGGTATCTAAGTTTTAAGGCATAAAAAACCCGATACCGTTTGAAGTGGTATCGGGTTTTATACAATCTTATCGTTATGGTTCTTTACTTTCCTTCTCCGGCGTAAGTCTTCCAGTCTTGTTCTTTATAAATGTTGTCGCCAAAGTATCTGGCAATACTCAAGAAAGGCTCGGGTTTTTGATATCCGGGCACGGGCGAAAGCATGTTCATTTCCTCGTCAAGGAAAATCGTAGTCGGATAACTCAACCGTCCCTGCATTAGGGCTGCTGCAAATTCGTGATAGCCTTTTCTTCCAGAGGGAACGAACTTGTAGGTCTTTCCCTTGAACTCTATGGGCTCTTTGCCCTCACCATCAAGTTTGACCATGTAAAAGTTCTCCGCCATATAGGCAGCGACCTCTGAATTTTGAAAGGTATCTTTGTCCATCTTCTTGCACCAACCGCACCAGTCGGTATAGACATCGATAAATATTTTCTTAGGATTTTTTTCGGTAGCCACCAATTCGGCAGCCTCGTTCCAACTTAACCATTGTACTTCTTGCGCACTCAGGGTTAGGGCCGATAGTCCCATAAAAACAAAAAGGATGGTTTTCAAGGCAGATACTCTCATGTTACTTTTTTCAATGGTTAGTCTAACAACTATACCAAAACTAACGAAAATACCTGATCTTTATTTTGCCAGGGCCTTTTCCTTTTTCTGAGCGAAAAGGTCTTTAACGTCGATTTGGTGCTTGACGAGGTCTTCAAAGGTTTCGCGTTCTCGGATCAAGATCGCTTTGCCTTCGTGCCACAGTACTTCTGCCGGACGGAATCTGGAGTTGTAGTTGCTCGCCATGGTAAAACAATATGCTCCTGCATTCTTGAAACAAAGAATGTCGCCTTCGCTTATTTCGTTGATCCTTCTGTTGCTGGCAAAGGTATCGGTCTCACAGATATAGCCTACTACAGAGTAATAGCGCTCCCTGCCCGTAGGATTGGATATGTTGATGATACGGTGCGTAGCCCCGTATAGCATTGGACGGATCAAATGGTTGAACCCAGAATCTATACTGGCGAAAACCGTTGAGGTCGTTTGCTTCACTACATTGACCTTGGCCAGAAAGTGACCCGCTTCGCTTACCAAGAACTTACCGGGTTCAAAGGCAAGTGTTAATTCTTTGCCGTACTCTTTGCAGAATTCATTGAAGCGCGAACCTAGTTTTTTGCCCAATTCCTCTACGTTGGTCTCGATATCGCCTTCTTTGTAGGGTACTTTAAAACCGCTACCGAAGTCTATGAAATCTAAATTCTTGAAGTTTTTGGCGGTTTCAAACAAGATTTCCGAAGCGTATAAAAATACATCGATATCAAGAATATCGCTTCCGGTGTGCATGTGAATTCCGTTGATGTTCATTTTGGTCACCTCTACAATGCGCAATAAGTGCGGAATCTGGTGAATGCTGATACCGAATTTGGAATCAATATGGCCTACGGAAATATTCGAGTTACCACCCGCCATTACATGGGGGTTGATCCGAATACAAACGGGTACATTAGGATGTTTGCTGCCGAATTGCTCTAAGATGGAAAGGTTGTCTATATTGATACGGACACCAAGTTTGGAGGCCTCTTCGATCTCTTCCAGGGAAACCCCATTGGGCGTAAAAATTATCGATTCAGGTTTGAAACCGGCAAGTAGGCCCAATTGAACCTCTTGAATGGAAACAGTGTCAAGTCCGCTACCCAAACTATTCATCAATTTGAGTATGGCCACATTGGACAATGCCTTGGCCGCGTAGTTCAATTTTAGTTTCTTTACGCTTCCAAAAGCATTTGTTAGTCGTTGAAACTGAGAGATTATTTTTCCCGAATCGTAAACGTAAACGGGGTCTCCAAAGGTTTTTGCTATATTGAGCAAATCAGTATGATTCATAATACTTCAGTATTTGGTGCGAATTTAACCCGATTAAGCGTTATGAGCAAAAAAACAAGCACAAATATGAAAAATACAACAAATTGTTATTTTTGAAACACGTGTTGAATTTTATTATTTGTGATTCTTCATTTGAGTTGTACTTTTAGCCTAAATATTTTGCATCATGAGACTGCCCTTATTTCCTTTACAATCCATTTTTTTTCCTGGGGAAACCGTACCCCTGCATATTTTTGAAGACCGGTATAAACAACTTATTTCCGATTGTAGGAAGGAGGCCTTGACCTTTGGGATCCCGGTTTATATCAATAACGGTATGACCTATGGAACCGAAGTACAATTGGTGGAGATAGTCAACTCTTATGACAACGGGGAGATGGATGTGACCTGTGTCGGTCGTCAAGTGTTCCGAATATTGAGTTTTGAGAACCAGATGCCCGGCAAGCTCTACGCTGGCGGTACCGTAGAATTTCTTGACAGTGTAAACGATGCCGATAAGGCCTTAAAAAAAACGGTACTGGACCAGATATATCGATTGTACGACCTTATGGACGTGTCGTATGCGCCCCTGCCTCTCGAGAAGTTCAACAGTTATGTCTTGGTGCATAAAATGGGACTCTCGTTCGAGCAGGAATACGAGCTTTTACAAATGCCTAGGGAAAGTGACCGCATGCTTTTTATGCAATCGCATTTGGAGTCTACGATTGCTATGTTGAACGAGGTGAACCGTACGAAGAAAACTATTGAAATGAACGGGAACTTCAAGAATTTCGACCCATTGGATTTTAAGGACTTCAATTTGTAATCGTAGTTTTAAATTGAAATTCATGAAGTTAAACGAAGTGTTTTGCTTCGTTATATACCTGAATTTTATCCGACTCCTTAGGAACTTCAAAAATTGTTAAGCAACTAACTCCATAATTCATTAGTCTAAATGCCGTGGGTTTGCTATTTTTGCTTTCGAATCTAAATATACCTTAATATATGAATCTTCACGAGTACCAAGGAAAAGAGATTTTGGCCAGTTTCGGTGTGCGCATTCAGCGCGGTATAGTGGCCCATAATTCAAAGGAAGCGGTTGAGGCTGCAAAACAATTGACTGCAGAGACCGGAACCGGATGGCACGTAATAAAGGCCCAGGTACATGCGGGCGGCCGTGGTAAAGGTGGAGGTGTAAAATTGGCCAAAAACCTAAAGGAAGTAGAAGAAATTGCAGGAAACATTATTGGAATGAACCTGGTTACCCCGCAGACATCTGCAGCGGGTAAAAAGGTACATCAAGTTTTGGTCGCCGAAGATGTTTATTATCCAGGTGATAGCGAAACCAATGAGTTCTATATGTCCGTACTTTTGAACAGGGGGACCGGAAGAAACATGATCATGTACTCTACTGAGGGAGGAATGGATATCGAAGAGGTGGCCGAGAGCACTCCACATCTTATTTTTACCGAAGAGATTGATCCTGCTACAGGTCTTTTGCCTTTCCAGGCACGAAAAATAGCCTTTAACCTAGGTCTTTCGGGTACGGCGTTCAAAGAGATGACAAAGTTCGTGTCCGCCTTGTACAAAGCATATGTAGAGAGTGACTCCAGTATGTTCGAAATCAACCCTGTGTTAAAAACATCGGATGATAAGATTATGGCCGTAGATGCCAAAGTGTCTATCGATGACAATGCGCTTTTCCGCAGAAAGCAATATGCCGAAATGCGTGATTTGCGAGAAGAGAACCCTATTGAAGTAGAAGCCCGTGCAGTAGGCCTTAACTATGTTGACCTTGACGGAAACGTAGGTTGTATGGTTAATGGAGCCGGATTGGCAATGGCAACTATGGATTTGATCAAAATGGCAGGTGGTGAGCCCGCTAACTTCTTGGATGTTGGTGGTACGGCCGATGCTAAAAGGGTAGAGGAAGCTTTCCGTATTATCTTAAAGGACGAAGGTGTTAAAGCCATCCTTATCAACATATTCGGAGGTATCGTTCGTTGTGACCGTGTAGCACAAGGTGTTGTTGATGCATATAAGAACATGGGTGACGCTATCAAAGTGCCGATTATTGTTAGACTACAAGGTACTAATGCGGAACTTGCCAAGGAAATTATCGACAACTCTGGTTTGGCCGTACACTCGGCCGTTCAGTTTCAGGAAGCTGCCGATAAGGTTAAGGAAGTTTTGAGTTAGTATTCAATACGATATAATTTAAGGAAAGGGGCGAATATTCATATCGCCCCTTTTTTATGTCTTGCATTTCGTTCCTTGGCGCTTACATACGACCGTTTTTAAGAATCAGCTAGCTTTAGGTCGTGCCAAAACCTAACATATCGTTAGATTTTACACCTGTTTTATGACATTAATGTTTTGTAGTGTTAAAATTTGGTAAATTGTGAATATGCGTGCTCTATTTTATGATATCTTTAATTTGAATTAGCGAACGGATTTTTACATTTCAAACCAAAATATCATGAAAAAAGCAGTTTATACCTTAATCTTGGTAATGGCGTTGGGTATCAATTACGGTATGGCCAACACCCCTGTAGAACACAAACCTAAAATCTCAAAGGTACTTACTTCCCAAATTTACCAGATGCTTGGTGAATACGAGGTGCCAAATGACATTAGAGGTGCCAAGGCCGAAGTACGTGTGGCCGTTGACAAGGGCAATTACTTGAGAATTTTATCCATTGAGACCGATAATGCCCAATTGGATAAATATATTAGAAGTGCAATTGATTTTGAGCGGCTTGCAAAGGGTTCGTTTGAACAAGGTGTAGTCTATCGTATTCCGATAGAAGTAGCGAAAAAATAGTTTTCCATTCTTTGGAAACGTAAACGGCCACTCTTAGAGTGGCCGTTTTTTTATTGGGTATTCCTAAGTTTAGATTTGAAAGGCTTCCTTGATTTCGTCATAAACGATTTCCCCTTCTACGATGTTCAGGCCTTTTTGTAGGCAGGCATCCTTTTCGGTGGCCTTTTGCCATCC is from Zobellia galactanivorans and encodes:
- the sucC gene encoding ADP-forming succinate--CoA ligase subunit beta — translated: MNLHEYQGKEILASFGVRIQRGIVAHNSKEAVEAAKQLTAETGTGWHVIKAQVHAGGRGKGGGVKLAKNLKEVEEIAGNIIGMNLVTPQTSAAGKKVHQVLVAEDVYYPGDSETNEFYMSVLLNRGTGRNMIMYSTEGGMDIEEVAESTPHLIFTEEIDPATGLLPFQARKIAFNLGLSGTAFKEMTKFVSALYKAYVESDSSMFEINPVLKTSDDKIMAVDAKVSIDDNALFRRKQYAEMRDLREENPIEVEARAVGLNYVDLDGNVGCMVNGAGLAMATMDLIKMAGGEPANFLDVGGTADAKRVEEAFRIILKDEGVKAILINIFGGIVRCDRVAQGVVDAYKNMGDAIKVPIIVRLQGTNAELAKEIIDNSGLAVHSAVQFQEAADKVKEVLS
- a CDS encoding thioredoxin family protein; amino-acid sequence: MRVSALKTILFVFMGLSALTLSAQEVQWLSWNEAAELVATEKNPKKIFIDVYTDWCGWCKKMDKDTFQNSEVAAYMAENFYMVKLDGEGKEPIEFKGKTYKFVPSGRKGYHEFAAALMQGRLSYPTTIFLDEEMNMLSPVPGYQKPEPFLSIARYFGDNIYKEQDWKTYAGEGK
- a CDS encoding LON peptidase substrate-binding domain-containing protein, coding for MRLPLFPLQSIFFPGETVPLHIFEDRYKQLISDCRKEALTFGIPVYINNGMTYGTEVQLVEIVNSYDNGEMDVTCVGRQVFRILSFENQMPGKLYAGGTVEFLDSVNDADKALKKTVLDQIYRLYDLMDVSYAPLPLEKFNSYVLVHKMGLSFEQEYELLQMPRESDRMLFMQSHLESTIAMLNEVNRTKKTIEMNGNFKNFDPLDFKDFNL
- the lysA gene encoding diaminopimelate decarboxylase — translated: MNHTDLLNIAKTFGDPVYVYDSGKIISQFQRLTNAFGSVKKLKLNYAAKALSNVAILKLMNSLGSGLDTVSIQEVQLGLLAGFKPESIIFTPNGVSLEEIEEASKLGVRINIDNLSILEQFGSKHPNVPVCIRINPHVMAGGNSNISVGHIDSKFGISIHQIPHLLRIVEVTKMNINGIHMHTGSDILDIDVFLYASEILFETAKNFKNLDFIDFGSGFKVPYKEGDIETNVEELGKKLGSRFNEFCKEYGKELTLAFEPGKFLVSEAGHFLAKVNVVKQTTSTVFASIDSGFNHLIRPMLYGATHRIINISNPTGRERYYSVVGYICETDTFASNRRINEISEGDILCFKNAGAYCFTMASNYNSRFRPAEVLWHEGKAILIRERETFEDLVKHQIDVKDLFAQKKEKALAK